One window of the Leptospira koniambonensis genome contains the following:
- a CDS encoding LIC13259/LIC11441 family protein yields MKRSVILILLSSLLYSLSFCKKEEKPVLETEKPLFEKVLSENDKIIQFLLTTESVSPDVSGLISSLNSLGEAKGGLESSTLEMKNVLEGAKSSDVRISFEAYSKFSEVLASTMKIHGLQSGRNRFYCPMVKKTWVFSGMKILNPYAPDMRDCGDLIP; encoded by the coding sequence ATGAAACGTTCCGTAATACTAATTTTATTATCTTCACTATTATATTCCCTTTCCTTCTGCAAAAAAGAAGAGAAGCCTGTATTAGAGACTGAAAAACCACTTTTCGAAAAAGTTTTGTCGGAAAACGATAAGATAATTCAATTTCTCTTAACAACGGAGAGTGTGTCTCCGGATGTAAGTGGATTGATTTCTTCCTTAAATTCTTTGGGAGAAGCAAAAGGTGGCTTGGAATCTTCTACACTAGAAATGAAGAATGTATTGGAAGGGGCAAAATCCTCGGATGTGAGAATATCCTTTGAGGCCTATTCCAAGTTCAGCGAAGTTTTAGCGAGTACAATGAAGATACATGGACTACAGTCTGGAAGAAACCGTTTCTATTGTCCAATGGTCAAAAAGACATGGGTGTTTTCCGGAATGAAAATCCTGAATCCATACGCTCCGGATATGCGTGATTGTGGTGACCTTATTCCCTGA
- a CDS encoding ribonuclease D: MQIQSDYIVVDNVRSLQLALITLSQSDCLSIDTESSGYYTYYSKVCLIQISSKGKNYIFDPIRLDDLSGLGPLFENPGILKIFHSASDDIKALKRDFGFKFINIADTMFSSRLLDLEQNSLLYLVEHYHKVKLSKKEQKSNWEKRPLEKSQLQYAALDTVYLESIWTKMGEELGKRKLLDEAVSEFAKIAEEEPEPFEGFSINLEKFPNVLELGSDERRALHDTLGFRDEKAKKLNKAPFRVWNNDKVLELVKSRGELNKLVDILGKKDAENLYQVYKNPSGPPIQKNDLFKRSTEDLAGEEADRFKRLRQWRETVMSIRRMGHNLMPSNKNIAEIAKRNPKSIEELKELGIFSNWKVENYGPSIIAAMQSKPYETTLSGLIPIKKKFD, translated from the coding sequence ATGCAAATACAATCCGATTATATTGTCGTAGACAACGTCCGAAGCTTACAGTTGGCATTGATAACTCTCTCTCAATCCGATTGCCTCTCTATTGATACGGAATCTAGCGGTTATTACACCTACTATTCCAAAGTTTGTCTCATCCAAATATCCTCTAAGGGTAAAAATTATATCTTTGACCCTATTCGTTTGGACGATCTCTCCGGGTTAGGTCCTCTATTTGAGAATCCCGGCATTTTAAAAATATTTCATTCCGCTTCGGACGATATCAAAGCTCTGAAAAGAGACTTCGGTTTCAAGTTTATCAACATCGCAGATACGATGTTCAGCTCTCGTTTATTAGACTTAGAACAGAACTCTTTGTTGTATCTTGTGGAACATTACCACAAGGTCAAACTTTCGAAGAAGGAGCAAAAATCCAACTGGGAAAAGCGTCCTCTAGAAAAAAGTCAGCTGCAATACGCGGCCCTGGACACAGTTTATCTGGAATCCATTTGGACTAAAATGGGTGAGGAACTCGGAAAACGTAAATTGTTAGACGAAGCAGTTTCTGAGTTCGCAAAAATTGCGGAAGAAGAGCCTGAACCTTTCGAAGGATTCTCCATCAATTTGGAAAAATTTCCGAACGTTCTTGAATTAGGTTCTGACGAAAGAAGGGCACTTCACGATACATTAGGCTTCCGAGACGAAAAAGCAAAGAAGTTAAACAAGGCTCCATTCAGAGTTTGGAATAACGACAAGGTTTTGGAATTAGTCAAGTCGCGAGGAGAATTGAATAAACTCGTAGACATCTTAGGCAAAAAAGACGCCGAAAATTTATATCAGGTTTACAAAAATCCAAGCGGCCCTCCTATCCAAAAGAATGATCTATTCAAAAGATCTACTGAAGATCTAGCCGGAGAAGAAGCAGACAGATTTAAAAGATTAAGGCAGTGGAGAGAAACAGTCATGTCCATTCGCCGGATGGGTCACAACTTGATGCCGTCTAATAAGAATATCGCGGAGATTGCAAAAAGAAATCCTAAGTCTATCGAAGAGTTAAAAGAACTAGGTATCTTTTCTAACTGGAAGGTAGAAAATTACGGACCTTCTATTATAGCGGCAATGCAATCTAAACCTTACGAGACAACCTTGTCAGGTTTGATCCCGATCAAAAAGAAATTTGATTAG
- a CDS encoding RNA polymerase sigma factor, whose translation MKPEEPILCDPEDWANIQKVLTGDFESFEQLVLKYEAMVYSQAKKAFRNEAEAEDFTQDVFLKAFEGLSTFRGKSKFSTWVFSIARNEIIRRYRKEHPEIDAPIDTLSSEKLGDNFSSQESEVLEKETTEKIRSLVDKLPELYRKPISLHYFENMSYKDISENLNLKMNTLKSYIFRGKEILRDWLKKEDEHGKR comes from the coding sequence ATGAAACCGGAAGAACCCATCCTATGCGATCCGGAGGATTGGGCCAATATTCAAAAAGTCCTAACCGGGGATTTTGAATCATTCGAACAACTCGTATTAAAATACGAAGCGATGGTTTATTCTCAGGCAAAAAAAGCATTTCGTAATGAAGCGGAAGCAGAGGACTTTACTCAGGACGTTTTTCTAAAAGCATTCGAAGGATTATCCACTTTCAGAGGAAAATCCAAATTTTCCACCTGGGTCTTCTCCATTGCAAGAAATGAGATCATACGCAGATACCGTAAAGAACACCCAGAGATAGATGCTCCTATAGATACGTTATCCAGCGAGAAGCTGGGAGATAATTTCTCCTCTCAAGAATCCGAAGTATTAGAAAAAGAAACCACTGAAAAGATAAGATCTTTGGTGGATAAGTTACCCGAATTGTATAGGAAACCTATATCATTACATTACTTCGAAAATATGTCCTATAAAGATATCTCCGAAAATTTAAACTTGAAAATGAATACTTTAAAGAGTTATATTTTTCGAGGGAAAGAAATCTTACGCGATTGGCTGAAAAAAGAAGATGAGCACGGAAAAAGATAA
- the purF gene encoding amidophosphoribosyltransferase, which yields MSSIPNTSSLRTLVRDDKPKEECAIFGIFNSPEAANFTYLGLYSMQHRGQESSGIVSSDGEHLYRYAGMGLVANIFTEGKIRELTGSAAIGHNRYSTTGASFLRNAQPLRVESHLGPIALAHNGNLVNSWEVRSQLEKEGSIFQTTIDSEVIVHLMARSGETDLLSALSSALKKVRGAYSLVVLTKNQLIAVRDPNGFRPLVMGRRDDGSIVFASETCAFDITDTTYERDVEPGEMIVVDRTGTRSFYPFPPAKPALCIFEYIYFARPDSNIFGESVYKVRKALGNQLAQELPVEADVVIPVPDSANIAALGYSEASGIPFQSGLIRSHYVGRTFIEPDQKIRDFGAKIKYNVVKNVVDGKRVVIVDDSIMRGTTSRKIIKMIRNAGATEIHLRVSAPPTVSPCYYGIDIPTHNELIAATHTIEEIRKYLRVDSIAYLSVDSMHKAVNDHRGGGFCNACFTSDYPVEFQSDMGNQKSLFKEYEVEERV from the coding sequence ATGAGTTCGATTCCCAATACGTCCAGTCTACGGACCCTAGTCCGAGATGACAAACCAAAAGAAGAATGTGCAATCTTTGGGATTTTTAATTCTCCCGAAGCTGCCAATTTCACTTACCTCGGCTTGTATTCTATGCAGCATAGAGGCCAAGAATCGAGCGGGATCGTTTCCTCCGACGGAGAACATCTCTACCGCTATGCCGGGATGGGACTAGTAGCCAATATTTTTACCGAGGGCAAGATCCGGGAGTTAACCGGAAGCGCGGCCATCGGGCATAATCGTTATTCTACCACTGGTGCGAGCTTCTTAAGGAACGCTCAACCTCTCAGAGTTGAGTCCCATTTAGGACCGATCGCTCTGGCTCATAACGGAAACCTTGTAAATTCCTGGGAAGTTCGTTCCCAATTGGAAAAAGAAGGTTCTATTTTCCAAACTACAATCGACTCAGAAGTGATCGTCCACTTGATGGCTCGCTCCGGAGAGACAGATCTACTTTCTGCACTTTCTTCTGCTCTGAAAAAAGTCAGAGGGGCATATTCACTTGTAGTTCTTACTAAAAATCAATTGATTGCTGTTCGTGACCCGAACGGTTTCCGTCCTTTGGTTATGGGAAGAAGAGATGACGGATCCATCGTATTCGCATCTGAAACCTGCGCTTTCGATATCACTGACACCACTTACGAAAGAGATGTGGAACCAGGTGAGATGATCGTTGTGGATAGAACTGGAACTCGTTCCTTCTATCCTTTCCCTCCTGCAAAACCTGCTCTTTGTATTTTCGAATACATTTATTTCGCGAGACCTGATTCCAATATTTTTGGCGAGTCTGTTTACAAAGTCCGCAAGGCACTTGGAAACCAACTCGCTCAAGAACTTCCAGTCGAAGCTGATGTTGTAATTCCAGTTCCGGATTCTGCAAACATTGCGGCTTTAGGTTATTCAGAAGCATCTGGAATTCCTTTCCAATCTGGATTGATCCGTTCTCACTATGTGGGTAGGACTTTCATCGAGCCGGACCAAAAGATCCGAGATTTCGGTGCTAAGATCAAGTACAACGTAGTTAAGAATGTAGTGGATGGAAAACGTGTTGTGATCGTAGACGATTCCATTATGAGAGGAACTACCAGCCGTAAGATCATTAAAATGATCAGAAACGCTGGCGCTACTGAGATCCATTTAAGAGTTTCCGCTCCTCCTACAGTTTCCCCTTGTTATTACGGGATAGATATTCCAACCCATAATGAATTGATCGCTGCTACTCATACGATCGAAGAAATTCGTAAGTATTTGAGAGTGGATTCTATTGCTTATCTTTCAGTGGATTCTATGCATAAAGCAGTGAATGATCATAGGGGTGGCGGTTTCTGCAACGCTTGTTTTACCTCAGATTATCCTGTGGAATTCCAAAGCGATATGGGAAATCAAAAGAGTTTATTCAAGGAATACGAGGTAGAAGAAAGGGTCTAA
- a CDS encoding NUDIX hydrolase: MRLELDKLKKKLLLLPEGEPNLPEDVAHSSVVMPVFQKNGQDGFLLQKRNPNLASHPGQISFPGGVKDPEDKDLLVTALREWEEEMGAPDKELSVIGNYRGQLTHTGFHITPFLAQYSGDFKFEFNPEEVERIIILELDRLWEAPFYSIKGRRKPDSPLLEVFYFDIEEGLLWGATARIIVDFLREHAGFDRSPILRTPNLSSAPFLDVKKPE, translated from the coding sequence ATTAGATTAGAATTAGATAAACTAAAAAAGAAACTTCTCCTTCTACCTGAAGGAGAACCAAACCTGCCAGAGGATGTTGCACATTCTTCTGTAGTCATGCCTGTGTTCCAAAAGAACGGGCAAGACGGTTTCCTTCTTCAAAAAAGAAATCCAAACCTTGCTTCTCATCCAGGTCAGATCTCCTTTCCAGGTGGAGTAAAAGATCCAGAAGATAAGGATCTTTTAGTTACAGCTCTTAGAGAATGGGAAGAAGAGATGGGAGCTCCCGATAAAGAATTATCCGTGATCGGAAATTATAGAGGACAACTCACTCATACCGGATTTCACATCACTCCATTCCTGGCCCAATATTCTGGAGATTTTAAATTCGAATTCAATCCAGAAGAAGTAGAAAGAATTATTATACTGGAGCTAGACAGACTTTGGGAGGCTCCTTTTTATAGTATCAAGGGAAGAAGGAAACCTGACTCACCTTTATTAGAAGTATTTTATTTTGATATAGAAGAAGGACTTTTATGGGGAGCCACTGCAAGGATCATTGTAGACTTCTTAAGAGAACATGCAGGTTTTGATCGTTCTCCCATTTTAAGAACTCCTAACCTAAGTTCAGCGCCGTTCTTGGACGTGAAAAAGCCCGAATAG
- a CDS encoding HAMP domain-containing sensor histidine kinase produces MRRSLFSKLLLSNWLLLVFLMAIAGIVLFLEDLINPDLKILLFSAYILLAMFGTFYMSFSIARSVTQTLNQIEMKTGEINAGDFGSELSLPEIQELADLAVSINLMSGRLKHQFVDLTIEKEKFDSVLQNLKEGVFSVDLEGSIVFQNRSIPGSLIEPNSGSRKVEDAVKDPRLLDFIKRNLSGKSEPKIELDLSQNFYAIKMYPLRTNGNLLMFIGVIRNITEEKQSYLIREQFVQNASHELKTPITSIKGYTETLLGRLKLLEDSHEKRFLDAISRNTDRMVRIVEDMLTITRIENQSAIAQPEEFTLKSLVENLSFTVDGVISPKGQKLVVDMPAPLTIAADWVLLEHMLLNLISNASSYSPDDKTITLKIAKVEPDSVNFQVMDQGIGIKDEDKERIFERFFRVDKNRSRKEGGTGLGLSIVKHIVRLHHGSVKVFDNPEGGTIFSVTLPLVYSEISEV; encoded by the coding sequence ATGAGGCGTAGCTTATTTTCTAAACTACTCTTAAGTAACTGGCTTCTACTCGTTTTCCTTATGGCTATCGCGGGGATAGTCCTCTTTTTAGAGGACTTAATCAACCCTGACCTCAAAATACTTTTATTCTCCGCTTATATCTTATTGGCAATGTTTGGGACTTTTTATATGTCCTTCTCCATTGCCAGAAGTGTAACTCAAACACTCAACCAGATCGAAATGAAAACTGGAGAGATCAACGCAGGAGATTTTGGCTCCGAGTTGAGTCTTCCTGAGATCCAAGAGTTAGCTGATCTTGCAGTCTCCATCAATCTGATGTCCGGACGTTTAAAACACCAATTCGTGGATCTTACCATCGAAAAGGAAAAGTTCGACTCAGTATTACAAAACTTGAAAGAAGGTGTATTCTCTGTTGATTTGGAAGGCTCCATTGTTTTTCAAAACAGAAGTATTCCTGGCTCCTTAATAGAGCCTAATTCAGGCTCTAGAAAGGTAGAAGACGCAGTCAAAGATCCAAGATTACTAGACTTTATTAAAAGGAATCTTTCCGGGAAAAGTGAACCTAAGATAGAACTGGATCTAAGCCAAAATTTTTACGCAATCAAAATGTATCCCCTCAGAACGAATGGGAATCTATTGATGTTCATTGGAGTAATCCGAAACATCACGGAGGAAAAACAATCTTATCTAATAAGAGAACAGTTCGTTCAAAATGCTTCTCATGAATTAAAAACTCCTATCACTTCTATCAAAGGTTATACGGAAACATTACTCGGCCGTTTAAAACTTTTGGAAGATAGTCATGAAAAAAGATTTTTAGACGCGATCTCTCGAAACACAGACAGAATGGTCCGTATCGTAGAAGACATGCTTACAATCACTAGAATTGAAAACCAATCTGCAATCGCTCAACCTGAAGAATTTACATTAAAGTCTTTAGTAGAAAATCTTTCTTTTACTGTGGATGGAGTTATTTCTCCGAAAGGACAAAAGCTAGTAGTGGACATGCCTGCTCCACTAACCATCGCTGCGGACTGGGTTCTTTTGGAACATATGCTCTTAAATTTAATTTCGAATGCTTCTTCTTATTCTCCAGATGATAAAACGATCACTTTGAAAATCGCAAAGGTGGAACCTGACTCAGTGAATTTTCAGGTAATGGACCAAGGGATCGGGATCAAGGACGAGGATAAGGAAAGAATTTTCGAAAGATTCTTCCGAGTTGATAAGAACAGATCCAGGAAAGAAGGCGGAACAGGACTCGGACTTTCTATCGTGAAACATATTGTTAGATTACATCACGGTTCTGTCAAAGTTTTCGATAATCCGGAAGGCGGGACCATCTTCTCCGTAACCCTTCCGTTAGTGTATTCTGAGATCTCAGAAGTTTGA
- the argJ gene encoding bifunctional glutamate N-acetyltransferase/amino-acid acetyltransferase ArgJ — translation MDYPKGFFSFGTNIGIKDKTKDFGVIYSEKPCKAAAVFTKNNFPGAPVIVGKEHIRDGVLQAVVINSKNSNVATGEKGILNSKQICSEVAKSLGIAETSVLPSSTGVIGVPLPMQVILPACAQAKANLKPGNLEEVAEAIMTTDTRRKISVRKIKSSNGEAVIFGMAKGAGMIEPNMATMLSYILTDAQIEGEVYPILKDCVDLSFNCITIDSDTSTSDTVVLLSNDLAGSVDPNEFKSALLEICTDLAKEVARDGEGATKLIEVRIKKSRDESQARKIGKSILNSPLIKTAIYGGDPNWGRLVMAVGKVFDEPIPFESLEIYFGGLPVKGADPETLKKLSEYLKKNSEIFVDVVLNTGNKEMVFWGCDLTEGYVKENAYYTT, via the coding sequence ATGGATTATCCTAAGGGCTTTTTTTCATTCGGAACAAACATAGGGATCAAAGACAAAACCAAAGATTTCGGAGTGATCTATTCCGAAAAACCTTGCAAGGCCGCCGCTGTATTTACTAAAAATAATTTTCCGGGCGCTCCAGTGATCGTAGGCAAAGAACATATACGAGATGGAGTTTTGCAAGCAGTAGTTATTAATTCTAAAAACTCGAATGTTGCCACTGGAGAAAAAGGAATTTTAAACTCCAAACAGATCTGTTCCGAGGTAGCTAAGTCTCTTGGTATTGCTGAAACTTCTGTGCTACCCTCTTCCACAGGAGTGATTGGAGTTCCACTTCCTATGCAGGTAATTCTTCCTGCATGTGCGCAAGCAAAAGCAAATTTGAAACCTGGTAATCTAGAAGAAGTAGCAGAAGCTATCATGACCACAGATACTCGCAGAAAAATTTCTGTGAGAAAGATCAAATCTTCTAATGGAGAAGCTGTTATCTTTGGTATGGCAAAAGGTGCCGGGATGATAGAGCCCAATATGGCAACTATGCTTTCTTATATTCTCACTGACGCACAAATTGAAGGGGAAGTTTATCCAATCTTAAAAGATTGCGTGGACTTAAGTTTTAATTGTATCACAATAGATTCGGATACTTCTACATCTGATACCGTTGTTTTACTTAGTAATGATCTCGCAGGTTCAGTTGATCCTAACGAATTCAAATCAGCACTTTTAGAGATATGCACCGATCTTGCCAAAGAAGTAGCGAGAGATGGAGAAGGTGCGACTAAATTGATCGAAGTCCGTATCAAAAAATCCAGAGACGAATCGCAAGCGAGAAAGATAGGTAAATCCATACTGAATTCTCCATTGATCAAAACCGCAATTTACGGCGGGGACCCGAATTGGGGAAGATTGGTTATGGCAGTAGGTAAAGTTTTTGATGAACCTATCCCTTTTGAGTCTTTGGAAATTTATTTCGGCGGACTTCCTGTCAAGGGTGCAGATCCAGAAACTCTCAAAAAATTGTCTGAGTATCTAAAAAAGAATTCCGAGATCTTCGTCGATGTGGTATTGAATACCGGAAACAAAGAGATGGTGTTTTGGGGATGCGACCTGACCGAAGGTTACGTGAAGGAAAACGCATACTACACAACCTGA
- a CDS encoding PP2C family protein-serine/threonine phosphatase, whose translation MRNILIVFLSVILFSLILFSGLLNSYSKEARLPFYFYPNGKIAVSSGSHIDLVGMKIDLIEYEIVRLGIDSGSSEHSFHFFGKEGSIVKSLSLDMRSSFEVLKDFLPDIFLSLLYFLVAIWFFFYTRDLYIFLLFGSLSSLFLFNFFLLAFHDFLFPFFFFLYFTGFLILDVSFRLRGKEIPSRWFAPQVIFSLVAGFVGLSQKGNPDLFQFLSVNGMYFNLFSAGICILQLVFHTFRNKGTFQEVSKKLSIVLAFFLITVVPFLMAELGSTKSFFIIRPYLMAALILFPVLIVFGTYTYSLVPVQIAFSSSLTSIYSILILTFGYLFGLEFFVRWNPGFLGKYQREWNLFYVIMSAYFLGSLNNKLYKWIDYWSFKNNPKLHTALEELSVMIGAPISMRATINSLIRRLVDALEVKKLQILIPADKFSGTDLRNLNFIRIPYGSEIWTYFEDHTEVTITSHLAYGLGIRESVFKFLNQMEVQLAYPLFNFEKGKEVIAVFLVGEKITRKNFTLGELRFLKECTRLASLLIRNYSLLVDEVEKKRIVRDLNMAAVLDKTLHLPELETIKSVQLGYFTLPAVGISGDYLDILKLSPKRQLLFLGDVSGHGLGSGYLVSAVRGIIRRQLGNSSSLPDIFRAINLFLIERYRGSEFMTSIAGIYNASDGAFSFVNAGHTPPICIRKGGRIELRNETQRVLGVLPTDYRILTIHLNPGDKLVLFTDGVTETFDDNEEIFGEENLLRILSLNHDKDAQSLADLIKKTLEEFRNYKEPSDDISFVCLEVSE comes from the coding sequence GTGAGAAATATTCTAATCGTATTTCTTTCAGTAATCCTATTCAGTTTGATCCTATTTTCAGGATTATTGAACTCTTATTCTAAAGAAGCAAGACTTCCTTTCTATTTTTATCCAAACGGAAAGATCGCGGTATCCAGTGGATCGCATATAGATCTAGTCGGAATGAAAATCGATTTAATCGAATATGAGATCGTCCGACTTGGAATAGATTCCGGATCATCAGAACACTCATTTCATTTTTTTGGAAAAGAAGGAAGTATAGTTAAAAGCCTCTCATTAGATATGAGATCTTCGTTTGAAGTTTTGAAGGACTTCTTACCTGATATATTTTTATCCTTATTATATTTTTTAGTAGCGATCTGGTTTTTCTTTTATACGAGAGATTTATATATTTTCTTATTATTCGGATCCTTATCTTCTTTATTCTTATTTAACTTCTTCTTATTAGCGTTTCACGATTTCCTTTTTCCGTTTTTCTTTTTCTTATACTTTACAGGATTTTTGATCTTAGATGTTTCTTTTAGATTAAGAGGAAAAGAAATACCATCCAGGTGGTTTGCGCCTCAGGTAATATTTTCCTTAGTCGCAGGATTTGTAGGCCTTTCCCAAAAAGGAAATCCGGATCTGTTCCAATTCTTATCCGTGAATGGAATGTATTTCAATCTGTTTTCCGCAGGAATTTGTATCCTGCAGTTGGTATTTCACACATTCAGGAATAAGGGTACTTTTCAGGAAGTTTCCAAGAAGCTAAGTATCGTTTTAGCATTTTTCTTAATTACTGTCGTTCCATTCTTAATGGCGGAATTAGGTTCCACTAAAAGTTTTTTTATAATCCGCCCGTATCTGATGGCGGCTTTGATCTTATTTCCAGTTTTAATTGTTTTCGGGACTTACACTTACTCATTGGTCCCAGTTCAGATTGCTTTCAGTTCTTCTTTAACTTCTATTTATTCTATATTGATCTTAACTTTCGGATATTTGTTCGGACTTGAGTTTTTTGTAAGATGGAACCCTGGGTTCTTAGGAAAATATCAAAGAGAATGGAATTTATTCTATGTAATCATGTCCGCGTACTTTTTAGGATCATTGAACAATAAATTGTATAAGTGGATAGATTATTGGAGTTTTAAGAATAATCCCAAACTTCACACAGCGTTAGAAGAATTGTCAGTAATGATCGGCGCTCCAATTTCCATGAGAGCAACGATCAATAGTTTAATCCGCAGGCTTGTTGATGCTTTAGAGGTTAAAAAACTTCAAATATTGATCCCTGCGGATAAATTTTCAGGTACAGACCTTAGAAATCTAAACTTCATTCGAATTCCATATGGATCAGAGATTTGGACCTATTTCGAAGATCATACTGAAGTTACTATTACTTCTCACCTTGCATACGGATTAGGGATTAGAGAATCAGTATTTAAATTTTTAAACCAGATGGAAGTCCAACTAGCTTATCCTTTATTCAATTTTGAAAAAGGAAAAGAGGTGATCGCAGTATTTTTGGTCGGAGAAAAGATCACTCGTAAGAATTTTACACTAGGCGAGCTTAGATTTTTAAAAGAATGTACTAGATTAGCATCCTTACTCATTCGAAATTACTCTCTACTAGTAGATGAGGTTGAGAAGAAAAGGATTGTTAGAGACCTAAATATGGCAGCAGTCTTGGATAAAACTCTTCATTTACCTGAGTTAGAGACCATAAAATCGGTTCAATTAGGCTATTTTACTCTTCCTGCAGTAGGAATTTCAGGAGATTATCTAGATATACTCAAACTTTCTCCTAAAAGGCAGTTATTATTCTTAGGAGATGTTTCAGGACATGGACTTGGGTCAGGTTATCTTGTTTCTGCAGTAAGAGGAATTATTCGCCGTCAATTGGGCAATTCTTCTTCTCTTCCTGATATTTTTAGAGCGATTAACTTATTTTTGATCGAGAGATACAGAGGAAGCGAGTTCATGACTTCTATCGCAGGCATATATAACGCTAGTGATGGAGCATTTTCATTCGTAAATGCAGGTCATACACCGCCAATTTGTATTCGAAAAGGTGGAAGAATAGAACTTAGAAACGAAACTCAAAGAGTTTTAGGTGTTCTACCAACTGATTATAGAATCTTAACTATTCATTTAAATCCAGGTGATAAATTAGTTTTGTTTACCGACGGAGTGACTGAAACGTTCGATGATAACGAAGAAATCTTCGGAGAAGAGAATCTTTTACGAATATTATCCTTAAATCATGATAAAGATGCTCAATCACTAGCTGATCTTATCAAAAAAACGCTAGAAGAGTTTAGAAATTACAAAGAACCTAGCGATGATATCTCTTTTGTTTGTCTAGAAGTTTCCGAATAA
- a CDS encoding (2Fe-2S) ferredoxin domain-containing protein, translated as MYFDKHVFVCENVRAEGERPSCGPKGSPQLLAYMKKRVQELGLKGKIRIQKSGCLDRCELGPVQVSYPEGLWFSIKTQEDAEAFIQNHILENKPEAIRHLTLKDEE; from the coding sequence ATGTATTTTGATAAGCATGTTTTTGTCTGCGAGAATGTCAGAGCAGAAGGAGAGAGACCTTCTTGTGGTCCGAAAGGATCTCCTCAATTACTCGCTTATATGAAAAAGAGAGTACAAGAACTTGGATTAAAAGGTAAGATCCGTATCCAAAAATCAGGATGTTTGGATCGTTGTGAGTTAGGTCCTGTGCAGGTTTCTTATCCGGAAGGTCTTTGGTTTTCTATTAAGACTCAAGAAGACGCGGAAGCATTCATACAAAATCATATACTAGAAAATAAACCGGAAGCGATCCGGCATCTGACATTAAAGGACGAAGAGTGA
- a CDS encoding response regulator, which translates to MKNASGTPGQKILVVDDEEDIAELIKFHLEENGYQVDTCQNGLEVLPRIEKNLPDLVVLDLMLPGIGGMDLCKRIKEKYSLPIIMVTAKSGETDAVLGLELGADDYVRKPFSTRELIARVRSVLRRSGEGEDEQDQEGNITVGKIFLNPKAHKVFINNEEIDLTLIEYKILYLFMTNTGVAFTRDKLLDKVWGKDIYVTDRAVDVNIKRLRDKLGEEKERLETIRGIGYRFNEA; encoded by the coding sequence ATGAAAAATGCTTCCGGCACCCCTGGCCAAAAAATCCTCGTAGTAGATGACGAAGAGGATATCGCAGAACTGATCAAATTTCATTTAGAAGAGAACGGCTACCAAGTAGACACCTGCCAAAATGGTTTAGAGGTGCTACCTAGGATCGAAAAAAATCTGCCTGACTTAGTAGTATTGGACCTAATGCTTCCAGGTATTGGTGGAATGGATCTTTGCAAAAGGATCAAAGAAAAATATTCTCTTCCAATCATCATGGTTACCGCTAAATCCGGAGAGACAGACGCAGTTTTAGGACTGGAGCTTGGCGCAGACGATTATGTTAGAAAACCATTCTCCACAAGAGAACTCATCGCAAGAGTTCGTTCCGTATTGAGAAGATCGGGAGAAGGAGAAGATGAGCAAGACCAAGAAGGAAATATCACGGTTGGCAAAATTTTCCTAAATCCTAAGGCGCATAAAGTATTTATCAATAATGAAGAAATAGATCTTACATTGATCGAATACAAAATTCTCTATCTATTTATGACCAATACAGGCGTTGCATTTACCAGAGACAAACTTTTAGATAAGGTTTGGGGAAAGGATATTTACGTGACGGATCGTGCTGTAGATGTTAATATTAAAAGACTCCGAGATAAACTAGGAGAAGAGAAGGAGAGGTTGGAAACCATCCGCGGGATTGGTTACAGATTCAATGAGGCGTAG
- a CDS encoding LIMLP_16695 family PerRB-regulated protein: MSKIKDLFNSDIRTSYLKESWKEEDWYESLANRPGIEQKIPYFKKGETSHAQVAVLSR, encoded by the coding sequence ATGAGCAAAATTAAGGATCTATTTAATTCAGACATCCGCACTAGTTATCTAAAAGAAAGCTGGAAAGAAGAAGACTGGTATGAGTCTCTCGCCAACAGACCTGGCATTGAACAAAAAATCCCTTATTTTAAGAAAGGTGAAACTTCTCACGCACAGGTGGCGGTTCTTAGCAGATGA